DNA from Streptosporangiales bacterium:
CGGAGACGCCGGACCGCTGGTCGACCTCGGGTGCCTCGCGCAGGTGCCTGGCGAACCGCGCCGCCACCTCCACCAGGTGGTCGGGCACGTCGGCGACGGTCGCCGCCTCCTGACCGATAAGCGCGACCTCGTCGTCGACGGCCAGCGGGTAGTGCGTACGGATCTCCGCGCCGAACCGGTCCTTCAGCGGCGTGATGATGCGGCCCCTGTTGGTGTAGTCCTCCGGGTTCGCCGACGCCACGAGCAGCACGTCGAGCGGCAGCCGCAGCAGGTAGCCGCGTACCTGGATGTCGCGCTCCTCCATTACGTTCAGCAGCGCCACCTGGATGCGCTCGGCGAGGTCGGGCAGCTCGTTGACGGTGACGATGCCGCGGTGGGCGCGGGGGACGAGGCCGTAGTGGATGGTCTCCGGGTCGCCGAGGCTGCGGCCCTCGGCCACCTTCACCGGGTCGACGTCGCCGACCAGGTCGCCGACGGACGTGTCCGGCGTGGCCAGCTTCTCCGCGTACCGCTGCGACCGGTGCCGCCACGCGATCGGCAGGTCGTCGCCAAGCTCCTGCGCGCGGCGGATCGACCGCGGCGTGATCGGCTGCAGCGGGTGCTCGCCCAGCTCGGCGCCTTCGATCACCGGGCTCCACTCGTCGAGCAGCCCGATCAGCGAACGCAGCAGCCGGGTCTTGCCCTGCCCGCGCTCGCCGAGTAGCACGACGTCGTGGCCGGCGAGCAGCGCGCGCTCCAGCTGGGGGAGCACGGTCTCGCCGAAGCCGACGATGCCCGGCCACGGGTCCCGGCCGGCGCGCAGCGCGGCGAGCAGGTTGTCGCGGATCTCGGTACGCACACTGCGCGCTTCCTGCCCGGCGGCGCGCAGGCCACCGACAGTGCGCGGCAGGTCGGATGGAGGGGTGAGTACGTCAGTCACGTCACCGAAACTACGTCGGAAACCCGACGGGTGCGAACTAGCGTTCGGCCAGCCACGCCAGCGTCACGGCCGCCGTCCACGACTGCGCGCGGCTGCCGAGCGGCTCGCCGGTGAACGGCTCGTAGTACTCGGCGAAACTGCCGTCGTCGAGCTGGTGCAGGGCCTCCTCGCGGAACCTGCCGGCCAGCTCGTCATCGCCGCGGCGGCTCGCCGCCCAGCAGAACAGCCAGGTGAGCACCGGCCACTGCGGCCCGCGCCAGTACGCGCGGCGGTGGAACTCCGGCGCGAGCGGTGACGTTGTCGGCGGCAACGCGTGCCGCAGCCGCGGGTACCCGCACCACCGCGGGCCGATCAGGAGCGCGCGCTGGCGCTCTACGAGAGCGTCGTCGGCGCCGCACAGCAGCGGCGCGAAGCCGCCGACCGTCTCGCCGGCGAGCCACTCGCCGGTGCGGACGTCGCGGTCGCGGGCCAGCCCACTGCCGTCGTCGACGGTGCCAGACACCCCGGCGCGGAACCGGTCGGCCAGCTGTCGAAGCTCGGTGCCGGCAGCGTCGCGCCCGAGGTCGTCGGCGAGCTCGGCGAGCACCTCGCTGCTCACCGCGAACACCGCGGACATGAACACGTCCGCGACCCGGAAGTCGCAGCCCCGCGCCGCGTCGTCGGCGTACCGGACGCCGGCGAGCTGGTCGACCAGCCAGACGTAGCGGCGGTAGTCGAGGTCAGACGGGCGCTCGCTCGGGTCGCGCACGTGGGCGGTGTCACGGCGTTCGAACGGCTCCATGGCACCCGGGTGCACGCGCGCGTACGGCGCGTCCCACCGCGGCGAGTTGTCCATGCCGGACTCCCAGCCGTGGTTGATCTCCAGCAGGCCGGCGCGGCCGGGGTCGCGGGCGGTGGCGAGCCAGCGGTGCCAGGCCAGCCAGCTGTCGAAGCTGGCGGCGAGGAAGTCCTCGGCCGTGCGGCGGTCGGCCTGGCCGTTGCGGCGGGCGACCGCCACCAGGTGCGCGAGCGCCAGGCTGTGTACGGGCGGCTGGCAGATGCCGGACGTCGCGACGCCGCGCGGTGCGTACGGCGACTCCTGGCTGCGCCACCGCTGCGGGCCGGGGAAGTAGCCGGACGCGTCGCCGAACACGATGTGCGGGATCATCCCCGTGCTCCACTGGCCGGCGAGCAGGCTGGTCAGCTCGGTGATCGCCCGCGGCACACAGAGGTGGGCCAGGCCGATCGCGATGAACGCGGCGTCCCAGCTCCACTGGTGCGGGTACAGCCGCGGGGCGGCGGCCGTCATCCGGCCGCGGTCGTTGCCGCGCAGCACGGCCGCGGCACCGGCGGCGAGCTCACTGTGGTGCACGGCGCCCAGTCTGCCGAGGATGTATCTTGATATCAAGCTACCCGGGAAGGTGCCTGGCATGTGGGATGCGAAACAGTACGACCGGTTCGCCGACGACCGGATCAGGCCGTTCTACGACCTGGTGCGGCGGGTCGGTGCCGAGCGGCCGCACCAGGTGGTCGACCTCGGCTGCGGCACCGGCGCGGCGACCGCCTCGCTCGCGCAGCGGTGGCCGCACGCGCGGGTGACCGGCATCGACAACTCGACGCAGATGCTCGACCAGGCCGCGCAGCACGAGCTGCCCGGCCGGCTGACCTTCGAGCAGGCCGACCTGGCGAAGTGGACGCCGGCCGAGCCGGTGGACGTGCTGGTGTCGAACGCCGCGCTGCAGTGGGTGCCTGGGCACCGGGAGCTGCTGCCCGCGTTCGTGTCGTGGCTAGCGCCCGGTGGCTGGTTGGCGTTCCAGGTGCCTGGCAACTTCCGCGCGCCCGCCCACCGGCTGCTCACCGAGCTGCGGCAGTCACCGCGCTGGCGGGACCTGGTCGGCGCGGGCGCGGACCGACACCTGGTCGTCGCGGAGCCGGCCGAGTACCTGGCCGAGCTCGCCGGCCTCGGGTGCCTGGTGGACGCCTGGGAGACGACGTACCTGCACGTCCTGCCTGGCGAGGACGCCGTGCTCGACTGGATGAAGGGCACCGGCCTGCGACCGGTGCTCGACGCCCTGGCGGAGCCGCAGCAGGCGGAGTTCCTCGCCGAGTACGGCGCCCTGCTGCGCGAGGAGTTCCCGCGTCGGCCCTGGGGCACCGTGCTCGAGTTCCGGCGCATCTTCGTGGTGGCGCACCTCGACCGCGACTAGTCGCTGCGGATCTCTGCGTCGTTGCCCGGGTGGAGTTGCTCGCCGAGTTTGGTGCCCTGCTCAGGCATGGGTTCCGGTGTGGGTGGTGTCCCTCGAGCACGTGTGATGCTCTAGTCGCTGCGGATGTCTGCGTCGTTGCCCGGGTGGAGTTGCTCGCCGAGTTTGGTGCCCTGCGCGGGCATGGGTTCCGGTGTGGGTGGTGTCCCTCGAGCACGTGTGATGCTCTAGTCGCTGCGGATGTCTGCGTCGTTGCCCGGGTGGAGTTGCTCGCCGAGTTTGGTGCCCTGCGCGGGCATGGGTTCCGGTGTGGGTGGCGTCCCTCGAGCACGTGTGATGCTCTAGTCGCCGCGGATCTCTACGTCGTCGCCGACGGTGGCGCCGAGCGCGTGCGCGGCGCTGCCCTCGTTCACCGCAAGCTCCAGCGCCCCGGCGGAGTCGACGTACAGCACCAGGGTGCCAGGCGGCACCTCGCCGTACGACTTCGTGCGCAGCGCCCGGGTCACCGCGCCGTTGGTCGTCACCTTCACCTCGCTGGCACCCGCGAGGCCGACCTGCTCCAGGTGGTGCAGCCGGGTGGCCAGCTGCACGTTGCCGTACGTGTCGACGTCCACGATCTCCGCGGTGAGGCAGCCGTTGGCGGTCGCGATCCGCGGCGTCGGCAGCCGCACGAGGGTCGCCGGGTCGATCGGCTCGCCGAGGTCGGTGAGCGCGCAGCCGCTGGCCAGCTGTCCCGCGCTCGGCGCGAACACGTCCCTGCCGTGGAAGGTGGCGGACACCGGCATGAGGAACCGGTCGGTGTTGGTGAGCGCCACCGCCTCCCGCGGCGCGCCGAGCGCGTCCGCCGCCGCGATCAGCAGGCCGTTGTCCGGCCCGACGAGCACGCTGTCGCCGGCCCGGACGGCCACCGCCCTGCGGTCGGTGCCCACCCCAGGGTCGACGATGGCCAGGTGGACGGCGCCGGTGAACCACGGCACCGTCCGCGCCAGCACCAGGGCGGCATGGCGGATGTCCTGCGCCGGCACGGTGTGCGTCACGTCGACGACGTCCGCGTGCGGGGCGAACCGGCGCAGCACGCCCTTGCAGATCGCCACGTACGAGTCGTCGATGCCGAAGTCACTGGTGAACGTGACCAAGTCGAAGCGGTCGGCGGCAGCCGTCATCGGCGTCTCCTGTCCGGCTGTACACCTTCAAGTTTGCCGCGTACGACGGCGAAGTACCTAGTATCGATCGCCGCGGAAAGGGCGGACGGTACTGTGGGCCATGATCCGGTCCCGGGTGGTGTAATCGGCAACACCCATGGTTTTGGTCCATGTGTTAGGGGTTCGAGTCCTCTCCCGGGAGCTGACGCACACCGATGAGCAGCGCACGCGCCGCCCCCGACAATGGGTGTGTGGCCGGTCACGTCCTCGAACCCAGCCCTGGCGCGTCGCGTACCCGCCGGTATTCTCGGCAGGTGTCGGGTACGTCGTGGCCACCTTCCCCGTGCGTCGCGCCCGGCAGCAGCTCTGACCGCACGACTCGCCCGTTCCCCACTCGCCGAGGAGTATGCGCGTGAGCGCTCGCCCGCCGGTCGTCGTGGTCCTCGCCGCAGGTGAGGGCAAGCGGATGCGTTCGGCAACCCCAAAGGTCCTGCACGAACTGGCCGGTCGCAGCATGCTCGGGCATGTGCTCGCCGCCACCGAAGGCCTGCGGCCCGCGCGTACGGCCGTCGTCGTCGGGCACGGGCGCGACCAGGTGACACCGCACCTCGCACAGCTCGACGCCGAGGCGCTGCCGGTCGTCCAGGCCGAACAGCACGGCACCGGTCACGCCGCGCGGCTGGCGCTCGAGGCACTGGGGGACACCGACGGCACCGTCCTCGTGGTGCCTGGCGACGCGCCGCTGCTGACCACGCAGACCCTGGCGCGGCTGGTCGAGCGCAGGGAGGAGTCCGGCGCGGCGGTCGTGCTGCTCACCACGGTGCTGCCCGACCCGACCGGCTACGGGCGGGTGGTACGCGGCCCGGACACCGGCGAGGTGGACCGGATCGTCGAGCACAAGGACGCCACCGAGGAGGAGCGCGGCATCGCCGAGTGCGCGGTGTCCGTGTATGCCTTCGACGCCGGCTACCTGGCCGCAGCGCTGACCAAGCTCACCACAGACAACGCCCAGGGCGAGGAGTACCTCACCGACGTCGTGGCGATGGCCCGCGCGGACGGGCACGGCATGCAGGCGGTCGTCGCCCCGGACCACGCGGAGACGCTCGGCGTCAACGACCGGGTGCAGCTGGCCGCGGCCGGCCGGGTGCTGAACGACCGGCTGCTCGAGGGCTGGATGCGCGCCGGCGTCACAGTGGTCGACCCGGCCACCACCTGGGTCGACGCGGACGTCACCTGCGAGGAGGACGTCACCATCCAGCCGTTCACCCTGCTGCGCGGCAGCACGCACCTGGCGCGGGACGCCGAGGTCGGGCCGTCCTGCACGCTGGTCGACACGTCCGTCGGTGCCGGCGCGCGGGTGCTCAACACGCACGCCAAGGGCGCGCAGATCGGCCCACGCGCGAACGTCGGCCCGTGGACGTACCTGCGGCCGGGCGCCGACCTCGCCGAGGCGGCGAAGGCCGGTGCGTACGTGGAGATCAAGAACTCCACCGTCGGCCCGGGTGCGAAGGTGCCGCACCTGTCGTACATCGGTGACGCCGAGATCGGCGAGCACTCGAACATCGGGGCAGCCACCGTCGTGGTGAACTACGACGGGGTGCGGAAGCACGTGACGAGGGTCGGTGCGTACGTACGCATCGGCAGCGACACCATGCTCGTCGCGCCGGTCGAGGTGGGCGACGGCGCCTACACCGCGGCCGGCTCGGTGATCACCGGTGACGTGCCGCCTGGTGCCATGGCGGTGGCGCGTGGCAAGCAACGCAATGTCGAGGGCTGGGTGGAGCGCCGACGCTCCGATACTCCGTCCGCGGAAGCAGCACGCAAGGCCAGGGAGCGTGCGGCAAGCCGGGAAGCCGAAGGGGAGACTGGAGAAGGATGAGCCAGGGCGTGCTGACCAGGACGGGTGTAGCCGTATGACCGCACAAGGGGGGCGGCCGATGACGGGGATCAAGAAGACCGGACAGAAGCAACTCATGGTCTTCTCCGGGCGTTCGAACCGGGAGCTCGCCCAGGAGGTGGTCGAGCATCTAGGCATCGAGCTCACCCCGACGGAGGTGTACGACTTCCCCAACGGTGAGATCTACACCAGGGTGCGGGAGTCGGTCCGCGGCTGCGACGCGTTCGTGCTGCAGAGCCACTACGAGCCGATCAACGAACGCATCATGGAGCAGCTGATCATGGTCGACGCGCTGAAGCGCGCCTCGGCCAAGCGGATCACCGTGGTCGCTCCGTTCTACGGCTACGCCAGGCAGGACAAGAAGTCCCGCGGCCGGGAGCCGATCACCGCGCGGCTGATGGCCGACCTGTTCAAGACCGCGGGCGCCGACCGGCTGATCGCCGTCGACCTGCACACCTCGCAGATCATGGGGTTCTTCGACGGCCCCGTCGACCATCTGTGGGCGATGCCGATACTGGCCGACTACCTCTCGGACCGGCTGGACCCCGCCGACTCCACCGTCGTCTCGCCGGACGCCGGCAGGGTGCGGGTCGCGGACATGTGGTCGGACCGGCTGGGCATGCAGCTGGCGATCATCCACAAGCGGCGCGACCCGTACGGCAAGGAGCGCGACGTCTCGGTGCACGAGGTGGTCGGCGAGGTCGAGGGCCGCACCTGCGTGATCGTGGACGACATCATCGCGACCGGCGGCACCATCGTGAAGGCCGCCGAGGCGTTGATGGAGAACGGCGCACGCGACGTGGTCGCCGCGGCGACGCACGCGCAGCTGTCCGGTCCCGCGGTCGACCGGCTGAAGAACTCACCGGTGTCGGAGATCGTGCTCACCAACACGCTGCCGATCCCCGAGGAGAAGCGGTTCGACAAGCTGACCGTGCTGTCCATCGCCCCGCTGATCGCCCGGGCGATCCGCGAGGTCTTCGACGACGGCTCGGTCACCAGCCTCTTCGAGGCCCAGGACTGACCCGGCTCAGCCGAGCGCGGCCGTCACGTAGTAGCCGGCCGCGGCGGCGCCGAAGCCGACCGTCAGGCTGACGGCCACGTTCAGCACCGCCTGCCGCACGGCGCCCTGCTCGACCAGCCGGAGCGTCTCGAAGCTGAACGTGGAGAACGTGGTGAGCGCGCCGCAGACGCCGGTGCCGAGGAACGCGACGGCGGCGGGGGAGAGCATTCCTCCGCCGGCGAGCGCGAGCACCACGCCGAGCACGAGCGAGCCGACCACGTTCACGGTAAGCGTGCCCCAGGGGAAGACCTGGTCGACCCTGCGCTGCAGCAGCCGGTCGGTGAGGTAACGCAGCGGCGCACCGACCGCGCCGCCGAGCGCGACGAACAACAGGGTCACGTCGCGGCCGCCTCGGCGTCGCCGACGTAGCGGATGACCTCGACCTCGTCGATCATGACCAGGCCGCCCTGTACGACGTCGTCGAGCTGGGGCAGGAAGTTCCTCACCCGTTCCTCGGTGTCGACGATCACGACGGCGACCGGCAGGTCGTCGCTGAGGCTGAGGATGCGGCTGGTGTGGATGTGGTTGTTCTTGCCGTAGCCCTCCACGCCGCGCAGGACGGTCGCGCCGGCGAGCCCGGCGCGGTGTGCCCGGTGCACGATCTCCGTGTACACCGGGTGGTGGTGGTACTGGTCGCTCTCGCCGACGATCGCGGTGAGGCGGCAGGCGGGCCCGGAGAGTCTCATCGGTTCGCTCTCCTCTGCTGGGCGGACCGGATCACGGTGCGCGCGAGTGTGACACCGAGCCAGGCCGCGAGCAAGCCGACGAGCGCGCTGCCGGCCAGGTACCCGAAGGCGACCGGCCAGGCGCCGGCCCGTACCAGGTCGAGGGCCTCCACGGTCACCGCGGAGAACGTCGTGTACCCGCCGAGCACCCCGACGCCGAGGAACGGCCGCAGATACCGGGTCGGCCGCCAGAGGTCGAGGACGAACACCAGCAGCGCGCCGAGCGCGAGGCAGCCGGTCACGTTCGCAAGCAGCGTGCCCCACGGCACGCCGGCGGCCGGGGTGGGCAGCGCGAGCCCGACCAGGTAGCGACCGGTGCTGCCGAGCGCGCCCCCGACGGCGACGACCGCGAGCACGTCCAGGTGGCCGACCAGCCGCCGCCAGGTCCGGCGGGACGGGGCGGGATCGCGGAAGACGTCAGCAGTGGTCGCGGGGTCCGGCCGGGTGGTCATGAGGAGACCTTTCGCGTGAGCATCGCAGCGAGAACGGTAGCCGGGACGCGTGCACGCACCGCAGCTGAGCGAGGAGCGGAGCGCGAAAGGTCGACGGGGTATACGGTCATGCGTCGCCTCCCTGATGCGTGTTCGTACGCAGGGACCGTTGGCGACGCAGTCGCGGTTGACGGCGAGCCCCACCGCCGTTGGCCCAGTCTAGGGCGTCAGGCGATGGGGCAGTGTGGCGCTCACCGGGTCTCGTCGTCGGCGTCGTCGGGCGACGCGTCCTCGTCGTCGGCGAGGATCCGGTAGAGGTCCCGCCGTGCGTCGACGAGGATCTGCTTCGCGCGGTCCAGCTGCGCGTCGTTGCCGGCCTGGACGACCTGCATCACCGCGCCGCCGAGCTGGCCGGCGAGGCTCGCCAGCTCCTGCGCCCGTTCGTCGACGTCGCCGGCGAGGGCGTCCCACGGTGCGGTGAACTCGCCCGGGCGTGCCTCGACGTACTCGCGGCCCGCGTCGGTGAGCTCGTACGCCTTCCGGCCGTCGATCTCCGTGGTGCGGACCAGGCCCTCGTCCTCGAGCTGCTGCAGGGCCGGGTAGACGGAGCCGGGGCTCGGTCGCCAGTACCCGTTGCTGCGCTCGGTGAGCTCCTGGATGATCTGGTAGCCGTTCCGCGCCTGCTCGCTGAGCAGGGCGAGGATCCCGGCCCGGACATCGCCGCGCCTGGCGCGCCGGCCGCGACCGCGGTGCCTGGGGCCGAAGCCACGGCCGAACATCCGCGGGTCGAAGCCGAACGGGCCCGGGCCACCGCGGGGTCCGTGCCCGCCACCCGGGCGTCCGCGTCCGCGCCGGCCGCGGCCTTCCTCGGCGGCGGCCATTGGGTTGAAGGCGGGCCACCACGGCCCGCGCATCGATGCATCTGCGTGCATGGGTTCTCCTTTCAAGAGAGCTGTTCGCGACAGTCCCTAATGAGACTGTCTGCGATAGTTAACGATATATCGATATAGCTCGAACGGCAAGAGCCGGTTCCTGGGGTGGATGCGCTTATCGGCTCCGCGCGTGCAGCCGATAGACTCAGGAGCTCATGTGCGTCACCGGCGCGGCACTGGCCGAACTCGGTGGTGCCCGACCAACGTTCGGTGCATTCCGACACCCG
Protein-coding regions in this window:
- a CDS encoding glycogen debranching protein: MPGTFPGSLISRYILGRLGAVHHSELAAGAAAVLRGNDRGRMTAAAPRLYPHQWSWDAAFIAIGLAHLCVPRAITELTSLLAGQWSTGMIPHIVFGDASGYFPGPQRWRSQESPYAPRGVATSGICQPPVHSLALAHLVAVARRNGQADRRTAEDFLAASFDSWLAWHRWLATARDPGRAGLLEINHGWESGMDNSPRWDAPYARVHPGAMEPFERRDTAHVRDPSERPSDLDYRRYVWLVDQLAGVRYADDAARGCDFRVADVFMSAVFAVSSEVLAELADDLGRDAAGTELRQLADRFRAGVSGTVDDGSGLARDRDVRTGEWLAGETVGGFAPLLCGADDALVERQRALLIGPRWCGYPRLRHALPPTTSPLAPEFHRRAYWRGPQWPVLTWLFCWAASRRGDDELAGRFREEALHQLDDGSFAEYYEPFTGEPLGSRAQSWTAAVTLAWLAER
- a CDS encoding PadR family transcriptional regulator, producing MHADASMRGPWWPAFNPMAAAEEGRGRRGRGRPGGGHGPRGGPGPFGFDPRMFGRGFGPRHRGRGRRARRGDVRAGILALLSEQARNGYQIIQELTERSNGYWRPSPGSVYPALQQLEDEGLVRTTEIDGRKAYELTDAGREYVEARPGEFTAPWDALAGDVDERAQELASLAGQLGGAVMQVVQAGNDAQLDRAKQILVDARRDLYRILADDEDASPDDADDETR
- a CDS encoding DUF190 domain-containing protein — encoded protein: MRLSGPACRLTAIVGESDQYHHHPVYTEIVHRAHRAGLAGATVLRGVEGYGKNNHIHTSRILSLSDDLPVAVVIVDTEERVRNFLPQLDDVVQGGLVMIDEVEVIRYVGDAEAAAT
- a CDS encoding ribose-phosphate diphosphokinase — encoded protein: MTGIKKTGQKQLMVFSGRSNRELAQEVVEHLGIELTPTEVYDFPNGEIYTRVRESVRGCDAFVLQSHYEPINERIMEQLIMVDALKRASAKRITVVAPFYGYARQDKKSRGREPITARLMADLFKTAGADRLIAVDLHTSQIMGFFDGPVDHLWAMPILADYLSDRLDPADSTVVSPDAGRVRVADMWSDRLGMQLAIIHKRRDPYGKERDVSVHEVVGEVEGRTCVIVDDIIATGGTIVKAAEALMENGARDVVAAATHAQLSGPAVDRLKNSPVSEIVLTNTLPIPEEKRFDKLTVLSIAPLIARAIREVFDDGSVTSLFEAQD
- the crcB gene encoding fluoride efflux transporter CrcB gives rise to the protein MTLLFVALGGAVGAPLRYLTDRLLQRRVDQVFPWGTLTVNVVGSLVLGVVLALAGGGMLSPAAVAFLGTGVCGALTTFSTFSFETLRLVEQGAVRQAVLNVAVSLTVGFGAAAAGYYVTAALG
- the glmU gene encoding bifunctional UDP-N-acetylglucosamine diphosphorylase/glucosamine-1-phosphate N-acetyltransferase GlmU, with translation MRVSARPPVVVVLAAGEGKRMRSATPKVLHELAGRSMLGHVLAATEGLRPARTAVVVGHGRDQVTPHLAQLDAEALPVVQAEQHGTGHAARLALEALGDTDGTVLVVPGDAPLLTTQTLARLVERREESGAAVVLLTTVLPDPTGYGRVVRGPDTGEVDRIVEHKDATEEERGIAECAVSVYAFDAGYLAAALTKLTTDNAQGEEYLTDVVAMARADGHGMQAVVAPDHAETLGVNDRVQLAAAGRVLNDRLLEGWMRAGVTVVDPATTWVDADVTCEEDVTIQPFTLLRGSTHLARDAEVGPSCTLVDTSVGAGARVLNTHAKGAQIGPRANVGPWTYLRPGADLAEAAKAGAYVEIKNSTVGPGAKVPHLSYIGDAEIGEHSNIGAATVVVNYDGVRKHVTRVGAYVRIGSDTMLVAPVEVGDGAYTAAGSVITGDVPPGAMAVARGKQRNVEGWVERRRSDTPSAEAARKARERAASREAEGETGEG
- a CDS encoding trans-aconitate 2-methyltransferase, encoding MWDAKQYDRFADDRIRPFYDLVRRVGAERPHQVVDLGCGTGAATASLAQRWPHARVTGIDNSTQMLDQAAQHELPGRLTFEQADLAKWTPAEPVDVLVSNAALQWVPGHRELLPAFVSWLAPGGWLAFQVPGNFRAPAHRLLTELRQSPRWRDLVGAGADRHLVVAEPAEYLAELAGLGCLVDAWETTYLHVLPGEDAVLDWMKGTGLRPVLDALAEPQQAEFLAEYGALLREEFPRRPWGTVLEFRRIFVVAHLDRD
- a CDS encoding magnesium chelatase — its product is MTDVLTPPSDLPRTVGGLRAAGQEARSVRTEIRDNLLAALRAGRDPWPGIVGFGETVLPQLERALLAGHDVVLLGERGQGKTRLLRSLIGLLDEWSPVIEGAELGEHPLQPITPRSIRRAQELGDDLPIAWRHRSQRYAEKLATPDTSVGDLVGDVDPVKVAEGRSLGDPETIHYGLVPRAHRGIVTVNELPDLAERIQVALLNVMEERDIQVRGYLLRLPLDVLLVASANPEDYTNRGRIITPLKDRFGAEIRTHYPLAVDDEVALIGQEAATVADVPDHLVEVAARFARHLREAPEVDQRSGVSARFAIAAVETVSAAALRRGAVAGEDQPVARPVDLNAVPAVLRGKLEFETGLAASDDADVDELLTHLLRRSIADTARTRLAGVDLAPLAEAVAGGHRVVTGPDVPAADVAQALAGSAAATEVLHRLGVGEGDPVGRAAAAIELACEALYLARRLAKDTDDDDRTVFTSEEPEFG